In Streptantibioticus cattleyicolor NRRL 8057 = DSM 46488, a genomic segment contains:
- a CDS encoding ATP-binding protein, which translates to MTATLTREPHRVGPLADRLNGILASRGIDLATAAVEDGHAEPVTALELADARIPARYRRALADHPKVTAWADEIARAGRPGPGGPGIAEGPSLLIAGPTGTGKTYQAYGAIRTLLARGVRLRWEATTTADFHARLRPRAGHDAERDLQTLARCPLLFLDDLGAAKTSEWTEELTYRLINHRYEHMLPTLITTNLPMEQLRVTLGDRVASRLAEMTERVILDGPDRRRRTAPAA; encoded by the coding sequence CTGACCGCCACCCTCACCCGCGAGCCCCACCGGGTCGGCCCGCTCGCCGACCGGCTCAACGGCATCCTTGCCAGCCGCGGCATCGACCTCGCCACCGCCGCCGTCGAGGACGGGCACGCCGAGCCCGTCACCGCGCTGGAACTCGCCGACGCCAGGATCCCCGCCCGCTACCGCCGTGCCCTGGCCGACCACCCGAAGGTCACCGCCTGGGCCGACGAGATCGCCCGCGCCGGACGCCCCGGCCCCGGCGGGCCGGGCATCGCCGAAGGCCCGTCGCTGCTGATCGCCGGCCCCACGGGCACGGGCAAGACGTACCAGGCGTACGGCGCCATCCGCACCCTGCTCGCCCGAGGGGTCCGTCTGCGCTGGGAAGCGACCACCACCGCCGACTTCCACGCACGCCTGCGCCCACGCGCCGGTCACGACGCCGAACGTGACCTACAGACTCTGGCGCGCTGCCCGCTGCTGTTCCTGGACGACCTCGGCGCGGCCAAGACCAGCGAATGGACCGAGGAGCTGACCTACCGGCTCATCAACCACCGGTACGAGCACATGCTCCCAACCCTCATCACCACCAACCTTCCGATGGAGCAGCTGCGCGTCACCCTCGGTGACCGTGTCGCCTCCCGCCTCGCCGAGATGACGGAGCGCGTCATCCTCGACGGCCCCGACCGACGACGCCGCACAGCGCCCGCCGCCTGA
- a CDS encoding relaxase family protein, protein MIPSIHKRGTKTIGLIRYLYSPGTHEEHTDPHLVAAFDPLTPDPGRDPKATYEQLQRLLDQPVNALPVGRRPKKHVWHLSVRASPEDPILSDEDWAAIARRMLAATGIAPDGDEAACRWAAVRHADDHIHIIATLVRDDGRRPRLHNEARRAQAEARRIEADYGLRRVAPGDGTAAKRPTSAERRKAERQDRERTAREELRETVRRAVAGAASEEEFFDRLAAAGLLIRKRIAPSGDLLGYKVALPDDRNGQKEPVFYAGSTLAPDLSLPRVRERWTLPAQAASADDSRSEQPALPEVTGPAFARRRATAATWQALLVIDHGDDGAAAAQIAAAGEVLDALAKTSAAHTRAELREAAFVFERASRSHIKAVRGHDRALRQAARDLVHSGPALGRGEDGATTAMLIDMAFFLTIAAANWHAKKQHSQQAEAAQQAAEHLRAAYQAAAAHPMAILHQHGQHLALRVRQRHADLLHQVLPELATRVQAEPGWPALAATLEEARKAGHDPAALLAEATRRRELDTADSISDVLVWRLRRSAHLPALPENPHDTPARGSQHTHSPAPTTQPATSAANNSHRRR, encoded by the coding sequence GTGATCCCCAGCATCCACAAGCGCGGCACCAAGACGATCGGCCTGATCCGCTACCTGTACAGCCCCGGCACCCACGAGGAGCACACCGACCCCCACCTGGTGGCCGCCTTCGACCCGCTCACCCCCGACCCCGGCCGCGACCCGAAAGCCACCTACGAGCAGCTTCAGCGGCTGCTCGACCAGCCCGTCAACGCCCTGCCCGTCGGCCGGCGCCCGAAGAAGCACGTGTGGCACCTGTCCGTGCGGGCCAGCCCGGAGGATCCGATCCTGTCGGACGAGGACTGGGCGGCCATCGCCCGCCGCATGCTCGCCGCCACCGGCATCGCCCCCGACGGCGACGAAGCCGCGTGCCGGTGGGCAGCGGTCCGGCACGCCGACGACCACATCCACATCATCGCCACCCTGGTCCGCGACGACGGCCGTCGGCCCCGCCTGCACAACGAGGCCCGCCGCGCCCAGGCCGAAGCCCGCCGCATCGAAGCCGACTACGGCCTGCGCCGCGTCGCGCCTGGAGACGGCACCGCGGCCAAGCGCCCCACCAGCGCCGAACGCCGCAAAGCCGAACGCCAAGACCGGGAGCGCACGGCGCGCGAGGAACTGCGGGAGACCGTACGGCGCGCCGTGGCCGGCGCCGCCAGCGAGGAGGAGTTCTTCGATCGCCTGGCCGCCGCCGGTCTGCTGATCCGTAAGCGCATCGCGCCCTCCGGTGACCTGCTCGGCTACAAGGTCGCCCTCCCCGACGACCGCAACGGTCAGAAGGAGCCGGTGTTCTACGCGGGCTCCACGCTCGCCCCCGACCTGTCCCTGCCCCGCGTCCGCGAACGCTGGACGCTTCCCGCACAGGCCGCTTCGGCGGACGACTCACGGTCAGAGCAGCCCGCCCTGCCGGAAGTGACAGGTCCCGCGTTCGCGCGGCGCCGGGCCACCGCCGCCACCTGGCAGGCCCTCCTGGTCATCGACCACGGCGATGACGGCGCGGCAGCGGCCCAGATCGCCGCGGCGGGTGAGGTGCTGGACGCGCTCGCCAAGACCTCCGCCGCCCACACCCGCGCTGAACTCCGCGAGGCGGCCTTCGTGTTCGAGCGGGCCAGCCGCTCGCACATCAAGGCCGTACGCGGGCACGACCGCGCCCTGCGCCAGGCCGCCCGCGACCTCGTCCACAGCGGACCCGCCCTCGGCCGCGGCGAGGACGGCGCCACCACCGCCATGCTCATCGACATGGCCTTCTTCCTCACCATCGCCGCGGCGAACTGGCACGCGAAGAAGCAGCACAGCCAGCAGGCCGAGGCTGCCCAGCAAGCCGCCGAACACCTGCGCGCGGCCTACCAGGCCGCCGCAGCCCACCCCATGGCCATCCTCCACCAGCACGGCCAACACCTGGCCCTACGAGTTCGGCAGCGGCACGCCGACCTTCTCCACCAGGTGCTGCCGGAGCTGGCCACCCGGGTCCAAGCCGAACCCGGCTGGCCCGCCCTGGCCGCCACCCTCGAAGAAGCCCGCAAAGCCGGCCACGACCCAGCCGCCCTCCTTGCCGAGGCCACCCGGCGACGCGAACTCGACACCGCCGACTCCATCAGCGACGTCCTCGTATGGCGCCTGCGCCGCAGCGCCCACCTGCCCGCCCTCCCCGAAAACCCTCACGACACCCCCGCCCGAGGTAGCCAGCACACCCACTCTCCGGCGCCCACCACGCAACCGGCCACCAGCGCAGCGAACAACTCCCACCGTCGGCGCTGA
- a CDS encoding SPDY domain-containing protein, with protein MEAYLHPDFPIDPPAPASVPSAYWVGPRHLAGDDGRLYDAVADTLAGLGWTSLTIVRGRQEPDEAPGDRQVLRSTVLHFSPDSLRWAQWVLPDEPFHLGNLPIAWQVSARTDPSSPLAQWSAYFTPEVPGEILAGFLAALDARDQPALPCGGPELVLDAVTAHGWLRDGDQPGSGAVDPTFASHIRLGEVPPLIQDGDPLALVAEADEAALAGWQAWAEPVLGAGYLWAASFSASVPHDLVAAFADSLSSSAPVLRRVLPESTRDRLLRAPAG; from the coding sequence TTGGAGGCGTACCTGCATCCCGACTTCCCGATCGATCCACCCGCTCCGGCCAGCGTCCCGTCCGCGTACTGGGTCGGTCCCCGGCACCTGGCCGGTGACGACGGACGCCTCTACGACGCCGTCGCCGACACGCTCGCCGGCCTGGGCTGGACGAGCCTGACGATCGTCCGCGGACGCCAGGAGCCGGACGAGGCGCCGGGGGACCGCCAGGTCCTGCGCAGCACCGTCCTGCACTTCAGCCCCGACTCCCTGCGGTGGGCGCAGTGGGTCCTGCCGGACGAGCCGTTCCACCTGGGGAACCTGCCGATCGCCTGGCAAGTGTCCGCTCGTACGGACCCGAGCAGCCCGCTCGCTCAGTGGTCGGCCTACTTCACCCCCGAGGTCCCGGGGGAGATCCTCGCCGGCTTCCTGGCCGCGCTCGACGCCCGCGATCAGCCCGCCCTGCCGTGCGGTGGCCCCGAGCTGGTCCTCGACGCCGTTACGGCGCACGGTTGGCTGCGTGACGGCGACCAGCCCGGGTCGGGCGCGGTGGATCCGACGTTCGCCTCCCACATCCGCCTCGGCGAGGTGCCGCCCCTCATCCAGGATGGCGACCCACTGGCGCTGGTGGCTGAGGCGGACGAGGCGGCCCTGGCCGGGTGGCAGGCGTGGGCCGAGCCGGTACTCGGCGCGGGCTACCTGTGGGCCGCGTCGTTCAGCGCCAGCGTGCCGCACGACCTCGTCGCCGCGTTCGCCGACTCCCTCAGCTCCAGCGCACCGGTCCTGCGCCGGGTGCTGCCCGAAAGTACACGCGACCGGCTCCTGCGCGCTCCGGCCGGCTGA
- a CDS encoding SPDY domain-containing protein has product MTAGSPGPGFSTSVEALRLREWLLGPGQATLVMDQFSADDFVLVVDDRADVHVNSKDGSFYLGWFPSGRPGTDGEGWKIAVTGTAKVRGYQMSFDTETPADVVAAAVARVLETSQRV; this is encoded by the coding sequence GTGACAGCGGGGTCCCCGGGTCCCGGATTCTCCACCAGCGTCGAGGCCCTGCGGCTGCGTGAGTGGCTGCTCGGCCCGGGCCAGGCCACGCTCGTGATGGATCAGTTCTCCGCCGACGACTTCGTCCTAGTCGTGGACGACCGCGCGGACGTGCATGTCAACTCGAAGGATGGATCCTTCTATCTCGGATGGTTTCCGTCCGGCCGTCCTGGCACCGACGGCGAGGGGTGGAAGATTGCCGTCACCGGTACGGCCAAGGTGCGCGGTTACCAGATGTCCTTCGACACCGAGACGCCGGCCGACGTCGTCGCCGCCGCAGTCGCTCGCGTGCTGGAGACCTCCCAGCGCGTGTGA
- a CDS encoding nucleotidyltransferase domain-containing protein, translating into MDAIEAARTVVDEQHPEARAAFLGGSVVTGRRTATSDLDIVVLLHGPPAPYRASLQYASWPVEMFVHTEATWHAYVERELRKRRSPLLWMCADGLLLFDTDGLGARLAAQARKLTAAGPPPVPAEEIDDRRYAITDLLDDLAGSNDQSERLFIATELVRRTGELALAVGRSWGGGGKWLARRLETTAPGLSTRLHHGQQEALGGRVETLVAAVDEVLGQAGGRLWAGYKRVGTP; encoded by the coding sequence ATGGATGCGATCGAGGCCGCACGCACCGTCGTAGACGAACAGCACCCCGAAGCGCGCGCCGCGTTCCTGGGCGGCAGCGTCGTGACGGGTCGCCGCACGGCCACGTCGGACCTCGACATCGTCGTCCTACTCCACGGACCCCCAGCCCCCTACCGTGCGAGCCTGCAGTACGCCAGCTGGCCGGTGGAGATGTTCGTGCACACCGAAGCGACGTGGCACGCCTACGTCGAACGGGAACTACGCAAGCGCCGGTCACCGCTGCTGTGGATGTGTGCCGACGGATTGCTGCTCTTCGACACCGACGGACTCGGAGCACGCCTGGCCGCACAGGCCCGGAAGCTGACCGCCGCCGGACCACCCCCGGTGCCGGCGGAAGAGATCGACGACCGCCGCTACGCGATCACCGACCTCCTGGACGACCTCGCGGGAAGCAACGACCAGAGCGAGCGCCTGTTCATCGCGACCGAACTGGTCCGACGCACCGGTGAGCTGGCACTGGCCGTTGGCCGTTCGTGGGGTGGCGGTGGGAAGTGGCTGGCACGCCGTCTTGAGACGACCGCGCCAGGACTCAGCACACGCCTCCACCACGGCCAACAGGAGGCACTGGGCGGGAGAGTCGAGACCCTCGTGGCCGCGGTGGACGAGGTGCTCGGGCAGGCCGGCGGCCGGTTGTGGGCTGGCTACAAGCGCGTCGGGACGCCCTGA
- a CDS encoding FAD-dependent oxidoreductase, with amino-acid sequence MTAGERVVVVGAGVAGLTTAVVLAEAGASVHVIAEQVPGVTSLAAGAMWGPYLVEPKDKVDQWGQRSLEIFRELAQDPATGVRLTSGIEASRTAEAAPDWATTLPGFRPCERAELPAGFTAGYRFTVPLIDMPTYLDYLLRRLRDAGGVVERRRLTSLSEAGPASAIMNCAGLGARDLVPDPDLRPVRGQHVVVTNPGLTEFFSEDTGLSPDLLCFYPHGDTVVLGGTAMDGEGDLAPDDKAAAGILARCSEVEPRLAQARVLEHRVGARPTRATVRVEEEVGEDGTAVVHNYGHGGAGVTLSWGCAEEARALFSVK; translated from the coding sequence ATGACCGCAGGGGAGCGCGTTGTCGTTGTCGGGGCTGGGGTGGCTGGGCTCACCACGGCCGTCGTTCTCGCCGAGGCCGGGGCTTCGGTGCACGTGATCGCCGAGCAGGTGCCGGGGGTCACGTCGCTGGCGGCCGGGGCGATGTGGGGGCCTTACCTGGTCGAGCCGAAGGACAAGGTCGACCAGTGGGGACAACGGTCCTTGGAGATCTTCCGGGAGCTGGCCCAGGACCCGGCGACGGGCGTCCGGCTCACCAGTGGCATCGAAGCGTCCCGCACGGCCGAGGCCGCGCCGGACTGGGCCACAACCTTGCCAGGTTTCCGACCGTGCGAGCGGGCCGAACTCCCGGCCGGGTTCACAGCGGGCTACCGGTTCACCGTGCCACTGATCGACATGCCCACCTACCTCGACTACCTCCTGCGCCGACTCCGCGATGCCGGGGGTGTGGTCGAGCGGCGACGGCTGACCTCGCTCTCGGAGGCCGGTCCCGCTTCGGCGATCATGAACTGCGCGGGCCTTGGCGCGCGCGACCTGGTTCCGGACCCTGACCTCCGGCCCGTCCGCGGTCAGCACGTCGTCGTCACCAACCCCGGGCTGACCGAGTTCTTCTCCGAGGACACCGGCCTCTCCCCGGACCTCCTGTGCTTCTACCCCCACGGCGACACCGTCGTCCTGGGCGGCACGGCGATGGACGGCGAGGGCGATCTGGCCCCCGACGACAAGGCGGCTGCCGGCATCCTCGCCCGCTGTTCCGAGGTCGAGCCCCGCCTCGCCCAAGCCCGCGTCCTGGAACACAGGGTCGGCGCTCGACCGACCCGCGCCACGGTCCGTGTGGAGGAAGAGGTGGGGGAGGACGGCACTGCGGTCGTGCACAACTACGGGCACGGAGGTGCTGGCGTCACGCTGTCGTGGGGGTGCGCCGAGGAGGCTCGGGCGTTGTTCTCCGTCAAGTGA
- a CDS encoding carph-isopro domain-containing protein yields MAPQTGEPNVVLAGCLDELGWSPKALARKLNRVFGAGTVAESAPYHWRDAGSLPRSPLPVMAAYVLSQELGRNVSVAELWQGRVGDSSALVPADTDLARPWTAQGMEAIVEDWVMGGLVDRRRFLAISGAGLLAIVAQYLDGTAGRGQYTPRMTSSLGTDPLVDQVEQHLPMLQLLDDEHGGARHLPYVGAQFRAVGLLIREGGHSPAVASRLIRALAEIGQLAGWMAFDAADHGLAQRYFVTALRAAHQVNDLPLCAHILGDLSFQAASRGHPADAIALGEAARRASDAAPLAVRASVLSRLAYAYAAAGRDNDFAHTRGSARELIASRDGRQEEPRWMYFLTDNHLDCQAGYGLIQMGRAQQKAESGKKSRRLLAQGTEMLRSGAYDVPRGDPSQRRAMFEGAWLALGHSAHGDLEAACEIGQIAADRLDAVRSPRSAALLHQLAADLRRRQRNPHVRGFLPALENALAQHAPSTQPGR; encoded by the coding sequence GTGGCACCGCAGACAGGCGAGCCCAACGTCGTACTGGCGGGGTGCCTCGACGAACTCGGGTGGAGCCCGAAGGCGCTCGCTCGCAAGCTCAACCGAGTGTTCGGCGCGGGGACGGTGGCCGAGTCGGCGCCGTACCACTGGCGGGACGCCGGGTCCCTGCCTCGTTCACCATTGCCGGTGATGGCCGCCTACGTGCTCTCCCAGGAGCTGGGTAGGAATGTCTCGGTGGCCGAACTGTGGCAGGGCCGTGTGGGCGACTCGTCAGCGCTGGTCCCTGCGGACACGGATCTCGCGCGGCCTTGGACCGCGCAGGGCATGGAGGCGATCGTGGAGGACTGGGTGATGGGAGGGCTCGTCGACCGTCGCCGGTTCCTCGCGATCTCGGGCGCGGGACTCCTCGCGATCGTCGCCCAGTACCTCGACGGCACCGCGGGACGCGGTCAGTACACGCCTCGAATGACGTCGTCGCTCGGCACCGATCCGCTCGTAGACCAGGTCGAGCAGCACCTTCCCATGCTCCAGTTGCTCGATGACGAGCACGGAGGGGCACGTCATCTGCCCTACGTCGGAGCACAGTTCCGGGCTGTCGGGCTGCTGATCCGCGAAGGCGGCCACTCTCCGGCTGTCGCGAGCCGTCTGATCCGCGCGCTCGCGGAGATCGGCCAGCTGGCCGGCTGGATGGCCTTCGACGCGGCCGACCACGGACTGGCGCAGCGCTACTTCGTCACGGCGCTCCGGGCCGCCCATCAGGTCAATGATCTTCCCCTGTGCGCCCACATCCTGGGCGACCTCTCCTTCCAGGCGGCGAGTCGAGGACACCCAGCGGACGCCATCGCCCTCGGAGAGGCCGCCCGCCGTGCGAGCGACGCCGCCCCGCTGGCCGTCCGGGCGTCCGTCCTGTCCCGGCTCGCCTACGCGTACGCCGCCGCCGGCCGCGACAACGACTTCGCCCACACTCGCGGCTCTGCCCGCGAACTGATCGCAAGCCGGGACGGCCGCCAAGAAGAGCCCCGCTGGATGTACTTCCTCACCGACAACCACCTGGACTGCCAGGCCGGTTACGGCCTCATCCAGATGGGTCGTGCACAGCAGAAGGCGGAGAGCGGAAAGAAGAGCCGCCGCTTACTCGCCCAGGGGACCGAGATGCTCAGATCCGGGGCGTACGACGTCCCGCGCGGCGACCCAAGCCAGCGCCGAGCCATGTTCGAGGGAGCCTGGCTGGCCCTGGGCCACAGCGCGCACGGAGACCTGGAGGCAGCCTGCGAGATCGGCCAGATCGCCGCCGACCGCCTCGATGCCGTCCGCTCGCCTCGCAGCGCGGCGCTGCTCCACCAACTTGCCGCCGACCTCCGCCGCCGACAGCGCAACCCTCACGTGCGCGGCTTCCTGCCAGCCCTGGAGAACGCCCTCGCCCAACACGCCCCATCGACGCAACCCGGCCGTTAG
- a CDS encoding ATP-binding protein, which produces MLDRDAGRPTSAPGQGLAADDGTTSLITDLPYGPEAAEVARGAVTLALRGTEEDVLADARLIGSELATNAFVSGSPPLVLCVDRRSLASGGLEIEITVTDGGCSRPAPASPTAPDEQAESGRGLVIVHALADAWSLTTGTSGSRAWCRITHRPCSSSAGA; this is translated from the coding sequence GTGCTGGACCGTGACGCCGGACGACCAACCTCCGCCCCCGGACAAGGGCTTGCCGCTGATGACGGCACGACCTCCCTGATCACGGATCTGCCGTACGGACCGGAAGCGGCCGAGGTCGCCCGGGGCGCCGTGACGCTGGCGCTGCGTGGCACTGAGGAGGACGTACTTGCCGATGCCCGCCTGATCGGGTCGGAGCTCGCGACGAACGCCTTCGTCTCGGGCAGTCCTCCGTTGGTTCTGTGCGTCGACCGCAGGAGTCTGGCCAGTGGCGGCCTGGAGATCGAGATCACCGTCACCGACGGCGGCTGTTCCCGCCCGGCACCCGCTTCTCCTACCGCTCCTGACGAGCAGGCCGAATCAGGACGGGGACTGGTCATCGTCCATGCCTTGGCCGATGCCTGGTCGCTGACGACTGGCACCAGCGGCTCTCGTGCCTGGTGCCGAATCACCCACAGGCCGTGCTCTTCGTCCGCCGGCGCCTGA
- a CDS encoding glycosyltransferase family 4 protein: MRIDHATSPPSLTAVPEAARQPRVVVALHEGFYGAESGTGFSNRAFLTALARLLPAGRLSVITPHVPEAAGAHDQRWAGEVRQMLRQAAAEVITIPKVNAPPDSVRGSVQLCDLAGEAAIRIAARASRCLLVGLDIPFLGLAPYTSPTTDLLLVPRSTTALTRPKDVSRVRWERDALRAATLRGARVGAISSHMRGHLVVNYAVPRSSIVSIPNGLIREEMVRPTTALPLPFKARAGFLLAMGRAVPTKGFEDLLEALRLLKERGVPVPHLLLAAVTSEEHKHPSSYQQDLAVHIRAHDLDATLIPRFTPAIRAWLHSPALRAVIVPSREEPFGRIPLEAFAAGAGPVVATTAGGLAQTVIDGETGFTAAPQDPRSLASALHRALTVLPRERDRLRSAGAALVRSRHDYEASVGSVMDRIAPWALARSATAEGRAR, translated from the coding sequence GTGCGCATCGACCATGCGACTTCCCCACCCTCACTCACGGCTGTGCCGGAGGCCGCTCGCCAGCCCAGGGTCGTCGTCGCTCTCCACGAGGGCTTCTACGGCGCAGAGTCGGGCACCGGCTTCAGCAACCGCGCTTTCCTCACGGCACTGGCCCGGCTCCTGCCGGCAGGCCGCCTCTCAGTGATCACCCCGCACGTGCCCGAGGCCGCGGGAGCGCACGATCAGCGGTGGGCCGGCGAGGTGCGGCAGATGCTGCGGCAGGCCGCAGCCGAGGTCATCACGATCCCGAAGGTCAACGCGCCGCCGGACTCGGTCCGCGGCTCGGTTCAGCTGTGCGACCTGGCGGGCGAGGCGGCCATACGCATCGCCGCGCGGGCGAGCCGGTGCCTCCTCGTCGGCCTCGACATCCCGTTCCTCGGGCTCGCGCCCTACACGTCGCCGACCACGGACCTGCTGCTCGTGCCCCGCTCCACGACCGCGCTGACGCGGCCCAAGGACGTCTCCCGCGTCCGCTGGGAGCGGGACGCCCTGCGGGCGGCGACACTCCGAGGTGCGCGCGTCGGGGCTATCTCCTCCCACATGCGAGGCCACCTCGTCGTCAACTACGCCGTCCCTCGGTCGAGCATCGTGAGCATCCCGAACGGACTGATCCGTGAGGAGATGGTCAGGCCGACCACGGCTCTGCCGCTGCCTTTCAAGGCCCGCGCCGGATTCCTTCTCGCCATGGGCCGCGCAGTCCCGACGAAAGGCTTCGAAGATCTCCTGGAGGCGTTGCGCCTGCTGAAGGAACGCGGTGTCCCCGTTCCTCACCTGCTGCTGGCTGCCGTGACCTCGGAGGAACACAAGCACCCCTCCTCGTACCAGCAGGACCTGGCTGTACACATCCGCGCGCACGATCTGGACGCGACTCTGATCCCTCGCTTCACCCCCGCGATCCGTGCCTGGCTGCACAGCCCGGCCCTACGCGCGGTCATCGTTCCCTCTCGCGAGGAGCCCTTCGGCCGGATACCCCTGGAGGCGTTCGCAGCCGGTGCTGGCCCGGTGGTCGCGACCACGGCCGGCGGCCTGGCCCAGACCGTCATCGACGGCGAGACCGGCTTCACGGCCGCACCGCAGGACCCCAGGTCCCTGGCATCCGCCCTGCACCGGGCCCTGACCGTCCTACCTCGAGAACGCGATCGGCTCCGGAGCGCCGGGGCGGCCCTGGTGCGCTCCCGCCACGACTACGAGGCCAGCGTCGGTTCCGTCATGGACCGCATCGCCCCTTGGGCGCTGGCGCGGTCAGCCACCGCGGAGGGCCGCGCGCGATGA
- a CDS encoding D-2-hydroxyacid dehydrogenase, with protein sequence MNQPVVLISLESPHSFWRLSSEHERALSAAFPGIEFRRATEEAVPHQLADAHVYFGWRFAPSWLFAAPHLKWIASPAAGTDHLPVAEAHSVGVALTRSYGFHGRPMAEHAMGLVLGFSRGLFTSQRVQRNRGWWKDDLAEEFFDLAGATMTIVGCGSVGRHLAQVARVFGMNVIGVRRTPRAASEGGITWVHTTAVHQAVSVADVVVNLLPATPATDRYFDHDLFSACKPRSLFLNLGRAATVDQPALLASLDTGHLRGAALDVFDPKPLPARHPLRLHPRVVLTPKSSVFCRAYMDEAVAFFADNLHRYLSGQPLNGLAEAPATRSPLVGG encoded by the coding sequence ATGAACCAGCCGGTGGTGCTGATCAGCCTGGAGTCCCCGCACTCCTTCTGGCGGCTGTCCTCCGAACACGAGCGTGCGCTGTCCGCCGCCTTCCCCGGCATCGAGTTCCGTAGGGCGACCGAGGAGGCCGTGCCGCACCAGCTGGCCGACGCACACGTCTACTTCGGGTGGCGATTCGCGCCCTCGTGGCTGTTCGCCGCGCCACATCTGAAGTGGATCGCTTCCCCGGCCGCCGGCACCGACCATCTGCCCGTCGCCGAGGCGCACTCCGTCGGGGTGGCCCTGACCCGCTCGTACGGCTTCCACGGCAGGCCCATGGCCGAGCACGCAATGGGCCTGGTCCTGGGTTTCTCCCGCGGGTTGTTCACCAGCCAGCGCGTCCAGCGGAACCGTGGCTGGTGGAAGGACGACCTGGCCGAGGAGTTCTTCGACCTGGCGGGGGCGACGATGACCATCGTCGGCTGCGGCAGCGTCGGACGCCACCTCGCCCAGGTCGCTCGGGTCTTCGGCATGAACGTCATCGGAGTGCGCCGGACACCGCGTGCGGCTTCCGAAGGCGGGATCACGTGGGTCCACACGACGGCGGTGCACCAGGCGGTGTCCGTCGCCGACGTAGTGGTCAATCTGCTGCCCGCGACCCCGGCAACGGACCGCTACTTCGACCATGACCTCTTCTCGGCGTGCAAGCCCCGCTCTCTCTTCCTCAACCTCGGCCGCGCGGCAACCGTCGACCAGCCGGCCCTCCTGGCTTCCCTCGACACCGGCCACCTGCGCGGCGCGGCCCTGGACGTGTTCGATCCGAAACCGCTACCCGCCCGCCATCCGCTGCGGCTCCACCCCCGGGTCGTACTCACCCCGAAAAGCTCGGTGTTCTGCCGCGCGTACATGGACGAGGCGGTGGCGTTCTTCGCCGACAACCTGCACCGCTACCTCTCGGGCCAGCCCCTCAACGGCCTGGCCGAGGCGCCCGCCACCCGCTCTCCGCTCGTAGGAGGCTGA
- a CDS encoding radical SAM protein, whose translation MPTAGHDDLAAAFAAAGRNHPYLAFTLNSLCNLDCVFCKPRCMPDYGHKDRPLTASDYAAIATEGGAWKIRKAHCSGGEPTLRADILDVIAGLADGLGPDAAIGMTSHGNLRRGLSVEQLHHAGLTYLNLSLHSLDPARSAAIMGGGDPRTTRSTLDAALSLGLRVKINCVLQRTYVDDAFAVAELARDLPIAVRLIELQNIGPAQALFDTEFITEAEVRDRLHEWFANAGEVSRDQLGVRSPGQYLRPDGWAGSIGFISNSSCATCSDANRIKITPTGVARPCILHNRDIPLKPHLADGTLGDAFTHLFQAMLDRNTNDAWQGFHYVDYDLRWDRMERPEGTPVLPLLPVLPTGAAGPSCARASTGER comes from the coding sequence ATGCCCACCGCAGGCCACGACGACCTTGCCGCCGCCTTCGCCGCCGCAGGCCGCAACCACCCCTACCTGGCCTTCACCCTGAACTCGCTGTGCAACCTGGACTGCGTGTTCTGCAAGCCCCGGTGCATGCCGGACTACGGGCACAAGGACCGACCCCTGACCGCCTCCGACTACGCGGCCATCGCCACCGAGGGCGGGGCCTGGAAGATCAGGAAGGCACACTGCTCCGGCGGTGAACCGACCCTCCGAGCCGACATCCTCGACGTCATCGCGGGCCTCGCCGACGGCCTCGGGCCCGACGCCGCGATCGGCATGACCAGCCACGGCAACCTGCGCCGGGGGCTGAGCGTCGAACAGCTCCACCACGCCGGCCTGACCTACCTCAACCTCAGCCTCCACAGCCTCGACCCGGCGCGTTCCGCCGCGATCATGGGCGGCGGCGACCCGCGCACCACCCGGAGCACCCTCGACGCCGCCCTCTCCCTCGGCCTGCGAGTGAAGATCAACTGCGTTCTTCAGCGCACCTACGTGGACGACGCCTTCGCCGTGGCCGAACTCGCCCGCGACCTGCCCATCGCCGTCCGCCTGATCGAACTCCAGAACATCGGCCCCGCCCAGGCGCTCTTCGACACCGAGTTCATCACCGAGGCAGAGGTCCGCGACCGTCTCCACGAGTGGTTCGCGAACGCCGGTGAAGTCTCCCGGGACCAGCTGGGCGTCCGCAGCCCCGGGCAGTACCTCCGTCCCGACGGCTGGGCGGGGTCGATCGGCTTCATCTCCAACTCCAGCTGCGCCACCTGCTCCGACGCCAACCGGATCAAAATCACGCCCACCGGAGTGGCGCGGCCCTGCATCCTGCACAACCGCGACATCCCCCTGAAGCCCCACCTCGCCGACGGCACCCTCGGCGACGCGTTCACCCACCTCTTCCAGGCCATGCTCGACCGCAACACCAACGACGCCTGGCAGGGCTTCCACTACGTCGACTACGACCTGCGCTGGGACCGGATGGAGCGCCCCGAAGGCACACCAGTCCTACCCCTGCTCCCCGTCCTCCCCACGGGAGCGGCCGGCCCCTCCTGCGCCCGCGCCTCCACCGGGGAGCGGTGA